One window of the Prionailurus bengalensis isolate Pbe53 chromosome E1, Fcat_Pben_1.1_paternal_pri, whole genome shotgun sequence genome contains the following:
- the LOC122485527 gene encoding keratin-associated protein 9-3-like codes for MACCSTSFCGFPTCSTSGNCGSSCCRPNCCQNSCCQPSCCQNSCCQPSCCQNSCCGTGCGTGGGQEGGCGAVSCRVRWCRPDCRVEDTCLPPCCVVSCIPPTCCQLHHAQASCCRPSYCGQSCCRPACCCYCCQPSCCQPTCCEPTC; via the coding sequence ATGGCCTGCTGCTCCACTAGCTTCTGTGGATTTCCCACCTGCTCCACCAGCGGGaactgtggctccagctgctgccggCCCAACTGCTGCCAGAacagctgctgccagcccagctgctgccagaacagctgctgccagcccagctgctgCCAGAACAGCTGCTGCGGGACCGGCTGTGGCACTGGTGGCGGCCAGGAGGGTGGCTGCGGAGCCGTGAGCTGCCGCGTCAGGTGGTGCCGCCCTGACTGCCGCGTGGAGGACACCTGCCTGCCCCCCTGCTGTGTGGTGAGCTGCATACCCCCCACCTGCTGCCAGCTGCACCACGCCCAGGCCTCCTGCTGCCGCCCGTCCTACTGTGGACAGTCCTGCTGCCGCCCTgcctgctgctgctactgctgccagcccagctgctgccagcccacCTGCTGTGAGCCCACCTGTTAA
- the LOC122485528 gene encoding keratin-associated protein 9-3-like produces the protein MACCSTSFCGFPTCSTSGNCGSSCCQNSCCQPSCCQPSCCQTSCCQPSCCQNSCCGTGCGTGGGQEGGCGAVSCRVRWCRPDCRVEDTCLPPCCVVSCIPPTCCQLHHAQASCCRPSYCGQSCCRPACCCYCCQPSCCQPTCCEPTC, from the coding sequence ATGGCTTGCTGCTCCACTAGCTTCTGTGGATTTCCCACCTGCTCCACCAGCGGTaactgtggctccagctgctgccagaacagctgctgccagcccagctgctgccagcccagctgctgccagaccagctgctgccagcccagctgctgCCAGAACAGCTGCTGCGGGACCGGCTGTGGCACTGGTGGTGGCCAGGAGGGTGGCTGCGGAGCCGTGAGCTGCCGCGTCAGGTGGTGCCGCCCTGACTGCCGCGTGGAGGACACCTGCCTGCCCCCCTGCTGTGTGGTGAGCTGCATACCCCCCACCTGCTGCCAGCTGCACCACGCCCAGGCCTCCTGCTGCCGCCCGTCCTACTGTGGACAGTCCTGCTGCCGCCCTgcctgctgctgctactgctgccagcccagctgctgccagcccacCTGCTGTGAGCCCACCTGTTAA
- the LOC122485523 gene encoding keratin-associated protein 9-3-like: MLSITKQELAKAYKRPNVEVTSKTQKTSLSNPTLSPAPDTMACCSTSFCGFPTCSTSGNCGSSCCRPNCCQNSCCQPSCCQNSCCQPSCCQNSCCQPSCCQNSCCGTGCGTGGGQEGGCGAVSCRVRWCRPDCRVEDTCLPPCCVVSCIPPTCCQLHHAQASCCRPSYCGQSCCRPACCCYCCQPSCCQPTCCEPTSCQSTC; encoded by the coding sequence ATGCTGTCCATCACAAAACAGGAACTGGCCAAGGCCTATAAAAGGCCCAACGTGGAAGTGACcagcaaaacacaaaaaacttctCTTAGCAACCCAACTCTCAGCCCAGCTCCTGACACCATGGCCTGCTGCTCCACTAGCTTCTGTGGATTTCCCACCTGCTCCACCAGCGGGaactgtggctccagctgctgccggCCCAACTGCTGCCAGAacagctgctgccagcccagctgctgccagaacagctgctgccagcccagctgctgccagaacagctgctgccagcccagctgctgCCAGAACAGCTGCTGCGGGACCGGCTGTGGCACTGGTGGCGGCCAGGAGGGTGGCTGCGGAGCCGTGAGCTGCCGCGTCAGGTGGTGCCGCCCTGACTGCCGCGTGGAGGACACCTGCCTGCCCCCCTGCTGTGTGGTGAGCTGCATACCCCCCACCTGCTGCCAGCTGCACCACGCCCAGGCCTCCTGCTGCCGCCCGTCCTACTGTGGACAGTCCTGCTGCCGCCCTgcctgctgctgctactgctgccagcccagctgctgccagcccacCTGCTGTGAGCCCACCTCCTGCCAGTCCACCTGTTGA
- the LOC122485530 gene encoding keratin-associated protein 2-3-like produces MSGSCCGSTCSSLGCGGGCCQPCCCQPCCCRDPCCCRPVSCQTTVCRPVTCTCRCTRPICEPCRRPVCCDPCSLQEGCCRPISCCPTSCTAVVCRPCCWASTCCQPISVQAPCCRPPCCQPAPCRTTCRTSCCN; encoded by the coding sequence ATGTCCGGCTCCTGCTGCGgctccacctgctcctccctgGGCTGCGGGGGAGGCTGCTGCCAGCCCTGCTGCTGCCAGCCCTGCTGCTGCCGCGACCCCTGCTGCTGCCGCCCCGTGAGCTGCCAGACCACCGTGTGCCGCCCCGTGACCTGCACCTGCCGCTGCACGCGCCCCATCTGCGAGCCCTGCCGCCGCCCCGTCTGCTGTGACCCCTGCTCCCTGCAGGAGGGCTGCTGCCGCCCCATCAGCTGCTGCCCCACGTCCTGCACGGCCGTGGTCTGCCGCCCCTGCTGCTGGGCCtccacctgctgccagcccatCTCTGTGCAGGCGCCCTGCTGCCGCCCCCCCTGCTGCCAGCCTGCCCCCTGCCGCACCACCTGCAGGACCTCCTGCTGCAACTAA
- the LOC122485524 gene encoding keratin-associated protein 1-3-like, with product MACCSTSFCGFPTCSTSGNCGSSCCRPNCCQNSCCQPSCCQNSCCQPSCCQNSCCQPSCCQPSCCQNSCCGTGCGTGGGQEGGCGAVSCRVRWCRPDCRVEDTCLPPCCVVSCIPPTCCQLHHAQASCCRPSYCGQSCCRPACCCYCCQPSCCQPTCCEPTSCQSTC from the coding sequence ATGGCCTGCTGCTCCACTAGCTTCTGTGGATTTCCCACCTGCTCCACCAGCGGGaactgtggctccagctgctgccggCCCAACTGCTGCCAGAacagctgctgccagcccagctgctgccagaacagctgctgccagcccagctgctgccagaacagctgctgccagcccagctgctgccagcccagctgctgCCAGAACAGCTGCTGCGGGACCGGCTGTGGCACTGGTGGTGGCCAGGAGGGTGGCTGCGGAGCCGTGAGCTGCCGCGTCAGGTGGTGCCGCCCTGACTGCCGCGTGGAGGACACCTGCCTGCCCCCCTGCTGTGTGGTGAGCTGCATACCCCCCACCTGCTGCCAGCTGCACCACGCCCAGGCCTCCTGCTGCCGCCCGTCCTACTGTGGACAGTCCTGCTGCCGCCCTgcctgctgctgctactgctgccagcccagctgctgccagcccacCTGCTGTGAGCCCACCTCCTGCCAGTCCACCTGTTAA